Below is a genomic region from Rosa chinensis cultivar Old Blush chromosome 5, RchiOBHm-V2, whole genome shotgun sequence.
CGGAGATATTGGTCCTTCAACCTTTTTTCCAGGTAAAGGCAGCTGAAGTGCAGCCTCAAAATTTGCCATAACTGTAGGTCTTGGCCATATGTCAATAAACTTTGCAGCCCATTTTGTTTCAAGTAATCCCAAGTTTTGAAAAGAGAGCCACCAGCATGTACCAT
It encodes:
- the LOC112163791 gene encoding 7-dehydrocholesterol reductase-like; translated protein: MVESKTVHSPLVTYASMLSLLTFCPPFVIIMVYNGTCWWLSFQNLGLLETKWAAKFIDIWPRPTVMANFEAALQLPLPGKKVEGPISPAGYRPVYKANGMAT